The Parabacteroides sp. AD58 genome includes a window with the following:
- a CDS encoding glutamine synthetase III has product MSIFRFNAVEKASNRKAVEASTPDQKVSEYFGENVFNQKTMQKYLSKETFKALTQSIDNGTPIDREIANHVAAGMKMWALEKGVTHYTHWFQPLTDGTAEKHDAFVEHDGNGGMIEEFSGKLLVQQEPDASSFPNGGLRNTFEARGYSAWDPSSPAFIVDDTLCIPTVFIAYTGEALDYKTPLIRSIEALNNAATEVCRYFSDDVNKVFAYLGWEQEYFLIDEDLYSARPDLSLTERTLLGHESAKNQQLDDHYFGAIPSRVQEFMKDLEVECYKLGIPVKTRHNEVAPNQFEFAPIYEECNLANDHNQLLMSVMKRVARRHNFRVLLHEKPFKGVNGSGKHCNWSMGTNTGINLFSPGKDREDNLRFITFIVNTITAVYKYNALLKASIASATNAHRLGANEAPPAIISTFLGTQISEILDRFENSSIEDAIEVDDKKRLHLGFGQIPELLLDNTDRNRTSPFAFTGNRFEFRALGSSANCGSAMLALNSAVAYQLRQFKSDVESLRAEGKSKEAAIFEVLKNYIKESKPIRFDGNGYSEAWKEEAFRRGLDCENSVPLQYDAYLKPDVIRMFEETGVLSRKELEARNEVKWEIYIKKVQIEARVLGDLSLNHIIPVVIRYQTILLENVTRLKDVFSAEEYETVSAEPRRLIRKISAHIAAVTTKVDEMVEARKKANRITDMREKAIAYHDTVAPYLDDIRDHIDDLELMVDNQSWPLPKYRELLFIR; this is encoded by the coding sequence ATGTCTATATTCCGCTTTAATGCAGTAGAAAAAGCTTCCAACCGGAAGGCTGTGGAAGCCAGTACACCCGATCAGAAAGTATCGGAATATTTTGGAGAAAACGTCTTCAACCAGAAGACTATGCAGAAGTATCTCTCCAAAGAAACCTTTAAAGCTTTGACCCAGTCTATCGATAACGGTACGCCAATTGATCGCGAGATCGCTAATCATGTAGCTGCGGGGATGAAAATGTGGGCACTCGAAAAAGGTGTGACACATTATACACACTGGTTCCAGCCGTTGACTGATGGCACGGCCGAGAAGCATGATGCCTTTGTCGAACACGACGGCAATGGCGGTATGATTGAAGAATTCAGTGGCAAGCTGCTGGTACAACAGGAACCGGATGCTTCGAGTTTTCCGAACGGAGGCTTGCGCAATACCTTCGAGGCCCGCGGTTATTCTGCCTGGGATCCGTCTTCTCCTGCATTCATTGTTGATGATACCTTGTGTATCCCGACTGTATTTATCGCTTATACCGGCGAGGCTCTTGATTATAAGACTCCGCTGATCCGCTCGATCGAAGCGTTGAACAATGCGGCAACCGAGGTTTGCCGGTATTTCAGTGACGATGTGAATAAGGTGTTTGCCTACTTGGGATGGGAACAGGAGTATTTCCTGATTGATGAAGACTTGTATTCGGCTCGTCCGGACTTATCGCTGACTGAAAGAACCTTGCTGGGACATGAAAGTGCCAAGAACCAGCAGTTAGACGATCATTACTTCGGGGCAATTCCTTCGCGTGTGCAGGAATTTATGAAAGACCTGGAAGTAGAATGTTACAAATTGGGTATTCCGGTCAAGACGCGTCATAATGAAGTGGCTCCGAACCAGTTTGAGTTTGCGCCTATCTATGAAGAATGTAATCTGGCAAACGATCATAACCAGCTGCTGATGTCGGTGATGAAACGGGTAGCCCGCCGCCATAATTTCCGGGTACTGTTGCACGAGAAACCATTCAAAGGAGTAAACGGTTCGGGTAAGCACTGCAACTGGTCAATGGGAACCAATACGGGCATCAACTTGTTCTCGCCGGGGAAAGACCGTGAAGACAACCTGCGCTTCATTACCTTTATTGTCAATACCATTACAGCTGTTTATAAATATAATGCTTTGTTGAAGGCTTCGATTGCTTCGGCTACCAACGCTCATCGTCTGGGAGCCAACGAAGCGCCTCCAGCTATTATCTCTACATTCTTGGGTACTCAGATTTCTGAGATACTGGATCGCTTTGAAAACAGTTCAATTGAGGATGCCATTGAAGTGGATGACAAGAAACGTCTGCACTTAGGCTTCGGACAGATACCGGAACTGCTCTTGGATAATACCGACCGTAACCGTACTTCTCCGTTTGCCTTTACCGGAAACCGTTTTGAATTCCGTGCCTTGGGCTCGTCGGCCAATTGTGGTTCGGCCATGCTGGCCCTGAATTCGGCCGTGGCTTATCAGCTCCGTCAGTTCAAATCGGATGTAGAATCGCTGCGGGCTGAGGGAAAGAGCAAGGAAGCGGCTATCTTTGAGGTGCTGAAAAACTATATCAAAGAATCTAAACCAATCCGTTTTGACGGTAACGGATACAGCGAAGCCTGGAAGGAAGAAGCTTTCCGCCGCGGACTGGACTGTGAGAACAGTGTGCCGTTGCAGTATGATGCTTATCTGAAGCCGGATGTTATCCGGATGTTTGAAGAGACAGGCGTATTAAGCCGGAAAGAACTGGAAGCCCGTAATGAAGTGAAGTGGGAAATCTATATCAAGAAGGTACAGATTGAAGCCCGTGTACTGGGTGATTTATCGTTGAATCATATCATTCCGGTGGTGATCCGTTATCAGACGATTTTACTTGAAAACGTAACGCGTCTGAAAGATGTATTTTCGGCAGAAGAATATGAAACTGTTTCAGCCGAACCGCGTCGTCTGATCCGTAAAATTTCTGCCCACATTGCCGCTGTCACCACGAAGGTGGATGAAATGGTAGAGGCTCGTAAGAAAGCGAACCGGATTACCGATATGCGTGAAAAGGCAATTGCTTATCATGATACGGTGGCTCCTTATCTGGATGATATCCGTGATCACATTGATGATCTGGAACTGATGGTCGATAACCAGAGCTGGCCGTTGCCGAAATATCGGGAATTGCTGTTTATCCGTTGA
- a CDS encoding patatin-like phospholipase family protein, which produces MEATPKPYKIGLALSGGGAKGFAHLGVFKLLEESGLKPEIISGTSAGSLMGVLFADGYSAEEIKNMFIGREFSEFAQLQIPKSGLFNYDRFQDFLRRHLRTKRIEDLPIPTVIVATDLDRGCSHEFRSGPIVEAVTASCCMPIVFSPVLIDGVHYVDGGLFRNFPVSTIRDECEYVIGVNVSPLIPQRYKQTLLHIAQRTYHYVFKANAIEDRELCDILIEAKEVGLYKTFDLENINLISEIGYEAAVEAFQKVVQENKHETLIKAINSHPNGMLP; this is translated from the coding sequence ATGGAAGCGACACCGAAACCCTATAAAATTGGTTTAGCGCTCAGCGGAGGCGGCGCCAAAGGATTTGCACACCTGGGCGTTTTTAAATTATTAGAAGAAAGTGGACTGAAACCGGAAATCATCTCAGGAACAAGTGCAGGCTCACTCATGGGTGTATTATTTGCCGACGGATATTCGGCCGAAGAAATCAAAAACATGTTTATCGGAAGAGAATTCTCTGAATTTGCACAATTACAGATTCCAAAATCCGGTTTATTCAACTACGATCGTTTTCAGGACTTTTTAAGACGACATTTACGGACCAAGCGGATTGAAGATCTGCCGATTCCGACAGTAATCGTTGCCACTGATCTGGATCGTGGTTGCAGCCATGAATTTCGTTCAGGACCTATCGTTGAAGCTGTCACCGCATCCTGCTGTATGCCCATTGTATTCAGTCCGGTTCTTATTGATGGCGTACATTACGTAGACGGCGGACTTTTCCGGAATTTCCCGGTTTCGACCATACGTGACGAATGCGAATACGTAATCGGTGTAAACGTAAGTCCGCTGATTCCTCAACGATACAAACAGACCCTTTTGCATATCGCCCAACGAACGTATCATTACGTATTCAAGGCAAATGCTATTGAGGACAGAGAATTATGTGATATACTAATTGAAGCTAAAGAAGTGGGACTTTACAAGACATTTGATCTGGAAAATATTAACCTGATTTCTGAAATAGGCTATGAAGCAGCAGTCGAGGCTTTTCAGAAAGTAGTACAGGAGAACAAACACGAAACCCTGATCAAAGCCATAAACTCACACCCAAACGGCATGCTGCCATAA
- a CDS encoding alpha-amylase family glycosyl hydrolase, with translation MESRKTEKMIIYQVFPRWFGNTKTKLIRNGSLAENGVGKFSDFTPLALSKIKELGTTHIWYTGVIEHATKTDYTAYHIQKDHTAVVKGKAGSPYAIKDYYDIDPDLADHVENRMEEFEALVARTHEAGMKVIIDFVPNHVARQYHSDAQYNFIEELGQNDNTSKAFDPNNNFYYIPGQPLTLPFTDDDDGLQYSEFPAKATGNDRFDAFPTCNDWYETVKLNYGVDYLNGRSKHFNPIPNTWYKMLDILRFWAGKKIDGFRCDMAEMVPVEFWEWAIPLVKKDYPVIFIAEVYNPALYRSYIFTGHFDYLYDKVGLYDTLRAVICGQAPASNIPACWQSLEGIQSHMLNFLENHDEQRLASDFFAKDPAAGISGLLVSALMNTNPFMIYAGQELGERGMDEEGFSGLDGRTTIFDYWSVSTLRNWKNGGKFDGGKLTDQQKQLRQQYITILNIAQNEPAITQGDFFDLMYTNEKNRFFNNRNQYAFLRKYKNEVILVVANFTHSEQNVWVNIPEDAFRTLGIKDNEAAIQKDLMTGKETISTLTTAWPFKVKLPACSGKVLKFTY, from the coding sequence ATGGAATCAAGAAAAACAGAAAAGATGATCATCTATCAAGTGTTTCCCCGGTGGTTTGGAAATACAAAAACAAAACTAATCCGTAACGGAAGCCTTGCAGAAAATGGAGTAGGCAAATTTTCGGATTTCACGCCATTGGCACTGAGTAAAATCAAGGAGTTAGGAACCACACATATCTGGTATACAGGAGTTATCGAACATGCTACAAAGACAGACTATACGGCCTATCACATACAGAAAGACCATACAGCCGTTGTAAAAGGTAAAGCCGGTTCGCCTTATGCCATCAAAGACTATTACGATATCGATCCGGATTTGGCCGACCATGTGGAAAACCGAATGGAAGAATTCGAGGCTTTGGTAGCCCGGACCCACGAGGCCGGCATGAAAGTCATCATCGATTTCGTTCCGAATCACGTAGCGCGGCAATATCATTCGGATGCCCAGTACAATTTCATCGAAGAACTCGGACAAAATGACAACACGTCTAAAGCCTTCGATCCGAACAACAATTTCTATTACATCCCGGGACAACCGCTGACTCTTCCGTTTACGGATGATGACGACGGATTGCAATACAGCGAATTCCCGGCCAAGGCGACCGGCAATGACCGTTTTGATGCTTTCCCGACCTGTAACGATTGGTATGAGACCGTCAAACTGAACTACGGAGTAGATTATCTGAATGGCCGAAGCAAGCATTTTAACCCGATACCCAACACATGGTATAAAATGCTGGACATCCTCCGCTTCTGGGCCGGCAAAAAGATAGACGGCTTCCGCTGCGATATGGCAGAAATGGTGCCGGTCGAATTCTGGGAATGGGCTATTCCGCTTGTAAAGAAAGATTATCCGGTTATCTTCATTGCCGAAGTATATAATCCGGCTTTATACAGAAGCTACATCTTTACCGGGCATTTTGATTATCTCTATGATAAAGTAGGCCTGTACGACACCTTGCGGGCTGTTATTTGCGGACAGGCTCCGGCCAGTAACATTCCGGCCTGCTGGCAATCGCTGGAAGGTATTCAGTCGCACATGCTGAATTTCCTGGAGAATCACGACGAACAGCGCCTGGCATCCGACTTCTTTGCCAAAGATCCTGCTGCCGGAATATCCGGTCTGCTGGTTTCTGCGCTGATGAATACGAATCCGTTCATGATTTATGCCGGACAGGAATTAGGCGAAAGAGGCATGGATGAAGAAGGATTCAGTGGACTCGACGGACGCACTACCATCTTTGACTATTGGAGTGTTTCGACATTGCGCAACTGGAAGAACGGAGGTAAATTTGATGGCGGCAAACTGACGGATCAGCAGAAACAGCTGCGCCAGCAATACATCACCATTCTGAATATTGCCCAAAATGAACCGGCAATTACGCAAGGAGACTTCTTCGACCTGATGTATACCAACGAAAAGAACCGTTTCTTCAACAACCGCAACCAATATGCGTTCTTGCGGAAATACAAAAACGAAGTTATTCTGGTCGTTGCCAATTTCACCCATTCAGAACAGAATGTATGGGTAAATATACCGGAAGATGCCTTCAGAACACTCGGTATAAAAGATAACGAAGCAGCGATACAGAAAGATCTGATGACAGGAAAAGAAACGATCAGTACACTGACTACAGCCTGGCCGTTTAAAGTGAAATTACCGGCATGTTCGGGTAAAGTATTGAAGTTTACCTATTAG
- a CDS encoding ribose-phosphate pyrophosphokinase produces MSAQTPFLVFSGTNSRYLAEKICNSLGCPLGQMNIQHFADGEFSVSYEESIRGRDVFLVQSTFPNSDNLMELLLMIDAAKRASAHSIIAVIPYFGWARQDRKDKPRVAIGAKLIADMLSAAGINRLITMDLHADQIQGFFNVPVDHLYASSVFLDYIKNELPLDNLCIATPDVGGTKRASSYSKYLGLPMVICHKSRLRANEVAEMRIIGDVKGLDVLLVDDMVDTAGTITKAANLMMENGAKSVRAIASHAVMSDPASTRVDQSALTEMIFTDSIPYAKKCEKVKILSIADMFAEAIRRVCSGESISSLYTI; encoded by the coding sequence ATGAGTGCACAAACTCCTTTCTTAGTATTTTCGGGAACAAATTCCCGTTACTTGGCAGAAAAAATCTGCAATAGTTTAGGTTGTCCTCTGGGACAAATGAATATTCAACACTTCGCAGATGGAGAATTCTCTGTTTCGTACGAAGAATCTATTCGTGGGCGTGATGTATTTTTAGTACAATCTACATTTCCAAATTCAGACAACCTGATGGAGTTGCTCCTGATGATTGATGCTGCCAAACGTGCTTCTGCCCATTCTATTATCGCAGTTATCCCTTACTTTGGTTGGGCACGTCAAGACAGAAAGGATAAACCCCGTGTAGCAATCGGAGCAAAATTAATTGCCGACATGCTGAGCGCAGCCGGAATCAATCGTCTGATCACAATGGATTTGCATGCTGACCAGATTCAGGGATTCTTCAATGTGCCGGTTGACCACTTGTATGCATCAAGCGTATTCCTGGATTATATCAAGAACGAACTGCCGTTAGACAACTTATGTATCGCAACTCCCGACGTAGGTGGAACAAAACGTGCCAGCAGCTATTCTAAATATTTAGGACTGCCGATGGTAATCTGCCATAAATCTCGTCTGCGTGCCAATGAAGTAGCTGAAATGCGCATCATCGGTGATGTAAAGGGATTGGATGTCCTGTTGGTAGACGATATGGTTGATACAGCCGGTACTATCACAAAAGCAGCCAACCTGATGATGGAAAACGGTGCTAAGTCTGTTCGTGCAATCGCCAGTCATGCAGTGATGTCTGATCCGGCTTCTACTCGCGTTGATCAGTCAGCTCTGACAGAAATGATCTTTACCGATTCTATTCCTTACGCCAAGAAATGCGAAAAGGTTAAGATTCTGTCTATCGCAGATATGTTTGCTGAAGCTATCCGCCGTGTTTGCAGTGGCGAATCTATCAGCTCTCTGTATACGATCTAA
- the porQ gene encoding type IX secretion system protein PorQ: MRKILFFLLVSLWATTIYAQLGDEAYSFLRIPSSTRVSALGGDNISVVECDPSLGFHNPALLGKEMDNMLNLNYMNYISDVNIGSAIYTKAFKEKGAWGVGASFFSYGKIPGYTEENQQTGDLSAKDINIQGFFSYDLSEKWRGGLSLKFLYSSMAEYNSFGMGVDAGLSYYDSEKNFSFGFVLKNIGAQFKSYYDERQKMPWDIQMGISKRMAHAPIRISLTAVHLNRWKFDYVDDSDKEYDGDSFAQALLKHFVVGVDWLPSDNFWVGVGYNPKRAMDMKLSGGNALSGFSAGAGIHVKMFDVSASLAKYHPSALSMMITVTTYISDFKL, encoded by the coding sequence ATGAGAAAAATCCTGTTTTTTCTGTTGGTAAGCCTGTGGGCGACTACGATTTATGCGCAGTTGGGCGATGAAGCGTACAGCTTTCTTCGTATCCCTTCTTCTACCCGTGTCAGTGCTTTGGGCGGCGACAATATATCGGTAGTGGAGTGTGATCCTTCCTTGGGTTTCCATAATCCGGCCTTGTTGGGGAAAGAAATGGACAATATGTTGAATCTGAATTATATGAATTATATTTCGGATGTAAATATCGGAAGCGCTATCTATACGAAGGCCTTTAAGGAAAAAGGAGCGTGGGGCGTAGGAGCCAGCTTCTTCAGCTATGGCAAGATACCGGGTTATACGGAAGAAAACCAGCAGACGGGCGATTTGTCAGCAAAAGACATCAACATTCAAGGCTTCTTTTCGTATGATTTAAGTGAGAAATGGCGCGGTGGCCTTTCTCTGAAGTTCCTGTATTCTTCGATGGCCGAATACAATTCATTCGGGATGGGCGTAGATGCCGGATTGAGTTATTACGACTCTGAGAAGAATTTCTCTTTCGGTTTTGTCTTGAAGAATATCGGAGCACAGTTCAAGTCGTATTATGACGAACGGCAGAAGATGCCGTGGGATATCCAGATGGGTATCAGCAAGCGGATGGCTCATGCTCCGATCCGTATTTCATTGACGGCCGTGCATTTGAACCGCTGGAAGTTCGACTATGTGGATGATTCGGATAAAGAATACGACGGCGATTCGTTCGCGCAAGCTTTGTTAAAGCATTTCGTCGTTGGTGTAGACTGGCTTCCGTCGGATAACTTCTGGGTTGGGGTTGGTTATAATCCGAAACGGGCGATGGATATGAAGCTGAGCGGAGGAAATGCCTTGAGTGGCTTTTCGGCAGGAGCCGGTATTCATGTCAAGATGTTTGACGTGAGTGCTTCGTTGGCCAAATATCATCCGTCGGCCCTGTCGATGATGATTACGGTGACGACTTATATATCTGATTTCAAGTTGTAA
- a CDS encoding 6-bladed beta-propeller — protein MKNLHYFTAAVLAGSLLVACQSPSKEGEGVITVPVRTQLAQQDVIPVSDDVEKIEYIPLETNDSCLISNILSMQVSRDYLFIYNGKTSQVLQFDRAGKFVRTIGRAGNGPGEYTLVSDLAIDEANQQLYIFCYGEAPRVYGFDGQYQLSDTTLQGSSSAVLLDEQHIAMRGLRMYPNAWLAALKEKGGEFTMKIDPYEASLAEDVSYMENPMLVPAGKSALAFSTCNDTVFRLSPEGIEPAYCLARQNREAFYTDVADIRQRKNNPIQDTDLDLYDFFETPRYLYLRVTQAGEIYIQRYSKEDGTCLSCRVPEAYLSCSRMIPGNNVIGLTNDVDQGVPFWPEFAMNGLTSAQVVTYDLVSGLQEEGYLKDMPEALKALGADDNPLIIIYTYKQ, from the coding sequence ATGAAAAACTTACATTACTTTACTGCAGCAGTATTAGCAGGTTCTTTGTTGGTAGCTTGCCAGTCGCCATCAAAAGAAGGAGAAGGTGTGATCACAGTTCCGGTTCGTACTCAATTGGCACAGCAAGACGTTATCCCGGTATCGGATGATGTGGAGAAGATAGAGTATATTCCACTGGAGACGAACGATTCTTGTCTGATCAGCAATATTCTTTCGATGCAAGTCAGCCGCGATTACCTTTTTATCTATAATGGAAAGACCAGCCAGGTCTTGCAGTTCGACCGTGCAGGCAAATTCGTGCGGACAATCGGACGTGCGGGCAACGGACCTGGAGAATATACGCTGGTGAGCGATCTGGCAATCGACGAAGCCAATCAGCAGCTTTATATCTTCTGTTATGGAGAAGCACCTCGGGTATATGGTTTTGACGGGCAGTATCAGCTGTCTGATACAACCCTGCAAGGTAGTAGCTCGGCCGTTCTGTTGGATGAACAACATATCGCGATGAGAGGCTTGCGAATGTATCCGAATGCTTGGCTGGCTGCTTTGAAAGAGAAAGGTGGAGAATTTACGATGAAGATCGATCCGTATGAAGCTTCATTGGCCGAAGACGTCAGTTATATGGAGAATCCGATGCTTGTTCCGGCCGGTAAATCAGCATTGGCTTTCTCAACCTGCAATGATACTGTGTTCCGTCTTTCGCCTGAAGGTATCGAACCCGCTTATTGTCTGGCACGGCAGAATCGGGAGGCTTTCTATACGGATGTAGCGGATATTCGTCAGCGAAAGAATAATCCGATTCAAGATACGGATTTGGATTTGTATGATTTCTTCGAGACGCCGCGTTATTTATACTTACGTGTTACACAGGCCGGAGAAATTTATATTCAGCGTTATTCGAAGGAAGACGGAACCTGCCTTTCATGCCGTGTTCCCGAAGCCTATCTGTCGTGCAGCCGGATGATACCGGGGAACAATGTAATTGGTTTGACCAACGATGTCGATCAGGGTGTTCCTTTCTGGCCGGAGTTTGCTATGAATGGCCTAACAAGCGCTCAGGTAGTAACATACGATCTGGTCAGCGGATTACAAGAAGAAGGATATTTGAAAGATATGCCCGAAGCCTTGAAGGCGTTGGGCGCGGATGATAATCCGCTTATTATCATTTATACATATAAGCAGTAA
- the pfkA gene encoding 6-phosphofructokinase, with protein MPAIKCVGILTSGGDAPGMNAAIRAVTRAAIYQGLKVKGIYRGYKGMITDEIEEFKTQNVSNIIQRGGTILKTARCAEFKTAEGRKQAYDKLMEHGIDSLVVIGGDGSLTGARIFAEEYNMPIVGLPGTIDNDLYGTDVTIGYDTALNTIMECVDKIRDTATSHERLFFIEVMGRDAGFLALNGAIASGAEAAIIPEISLEKDQLAEMIETGFRKSKNSSIVLVAESDVTGGAMGVAERVKKEYPQFDVRVSILGHLQRGGSPSAQDRILATRMGVAAIDALLDGQRNVMIGVQNDEIVNVPFSKAIKNDKPINRDLLDALRISSI; from the coding sequence ATGCCAGCAATAAAGTGTGTCGGAATCTTAACCTCAGGAGGTGATGCTCCGGGTATGAATGCAGCTATCCGTGCCGTGACACGTGCTGCTATTTATCAAGGGCTCAAGGTAAAAGGTATTTATCGTGGTTATAAAGGAATGATCACGGATGAAATCGAAGAGTTCAAAACACAGAATGTTAGTAATATAATCCAGCGTGGAGGAACTATCCTGAAGACGGCTCGTTGTGCTGAATTCAAGACGGCTGAAGGACGTAAGCAGGCTTACGACAAGCTGATGGAACATGGCATCGACTCGCTGGTAGTTATTGGTGGTGATGGTTCACTGACAGGTGCCCGTATCTTTGCGGAAGAATACAATATGCCTATCGTGGGACTGCCGGGTACAATCGATAACGACTTGTATGGTACGGATGTGACGATCGGTTACGACACAGCATTGAATACCATCATGGAATGTGTCGATAAGATCCGTGATACGGCTACATCACACGAGCGTTTGTTCTTCATCGAAGTCATGGGTCGTGATGCCGGATTCTTGGCTTTGAACGGAGCGATTGCTTCGGGTGCTGAAGCAGCTATTATCCCGGAAATCTCGTTGGAAAAAGACCAGTTGGCAGAGATGATCGAAACCGGTTTCCGTAAATCAAAGAACAGTAGTATCGTCCTGGTGGCTGAAAGCGATGTAACAGGCGGTGCGATGGGCGTAGCTGAACGTGTGAAGAAGGAATATCCACAGTTTGATGTCCGCGTTTCTATCTTGGGACACCTGCAGCGTGGTGGTTCTCCTTCGGCTCAAGACCGTATCTTGGCTACTCGTATGGGTGTTGCGGCTATTGATGCGTTACTCGATGGTCAGCGTAATGTGATGATCGGTGTCCAAAACGATGAAATAGTCAATGTTCCTTTCTCTAAAGCGATCAAGAACGATAAACCAATTAATCGTGATTTGCTGGATGCCTTACGCATCTCGTCTATTTAA
- the cmk gene encoding (d)CMP kinase, which produces MEKKIIIAIDGHSSSGKSTMAKDLAREIGYIYIDTGAMYRAVTLYCLRKGYIQGDKIQEEALKADLDKVDISFRYNAETGRPDTYLNGEKVEKEIRSMEVADKVSLVAALGFVRRAMVAKQQEMGKAKGIVMDGRDIGTVVFPNAELKVFVTASPEVRARRRLEELQAKGEQTTYEEVLANVKKRDYIDSTREESPLRQAPDALVLDNSNMTIPEQKQWLRDKFEAAVCSSK; this is translated from the coding sequence ATGGAGAAAAAGATTATCATAGCAATTGATGGCCATTCGTCGAGTGGTAAAAGCACGATGGCGAAAGATCTGGCCCGTGAGATTGGTTACATTTATATTGATACAGGTGCCATGTACCGTGCAGTGACACTGTATTGCCTGCGGAAAGGATATATTCAGGGTGACAAGATTCAGGAAGAGGCATTGAAAGCCGATCTGGACAAGGTGGATATATCATTCCGGTACAATGCCGAAACCGGTCGTCCGGATACTTATCTGAACGGGGAAAAGGTAGAAAAGGAAATTCGCAGCATGGAAGTAGCCGATAAAGTCAGTCTGGTGGCTGCTTTGGGCTTTGTCCGTCGGGCCATGGTTGCCAAGCAGCAGGAAATGGGCAAGGCGAAAGGCATCGTGATGGACGGCCGTGATATCGGTACGGTTGTTTTTCCAAATGCAGAACTGAAAGTCTTTGTAACGGCTTCACCGGAAGTACGGGCACGCCGCCGTTTGGAAGAATTGCAGGCCAAAGGCGAGCAGACTACGTATGAAGAAGTATTGGCGAATGTAAAGAAACGGGATTATATTGATTCCACCCGCGAAGAGAGTCCGTTGCGTCAGGCGCCGGATGCGTTGGTGCTGGATAATTCGAATATGACAATCCCGGAACAGAAACAGTGGTTGCGTGATAAATTTGAGGCTGCGGTATGTTCATCGAAATAG
- a CDS encoding 4-hydroxy-3-methylbut-2-enyl diphosphate reductase, translating into MFIEIDSGSGFCFGVVNAISSAERELKNTDILYCLGDIVHNSLEVERLEAMGLRTIDHEEFARLKGEKVLLRAHGEPPSTYAVAKQNQIQIVDATCPVVLQLQKKIHRCYQETRDSHTQLVIYGKKGHAEVNGLVGQTEGTAIVIEKVEDLDKLDFNRNIALFSQTTKSLDGFRQIVAEIEKRISPEVSFQYHDTICRQVANRLPNIQRFASEHDWVYFVAGKKSSNGKMLFEECRKANPNTQFISSASEITERLPEQVMRVGVCGATSTPKWLMEEIAERVRELNQPVKG; encoded by the coding sequence ATGTTCATCGAAATAGACAGCGGATCGGGTTTCTGCTTTGGTGTGGTGAATGCCATCAGCAGTGCGGAGCGGGAACTGAAGAATACGGATATTCTGTATTGCCTGGGTGACATTGTGCATAACAGTCTGGAAGTGGAACGGCTGGAAGCAATGGGCCTGCGAACAATCGATCATGAGGAATTTGCCCGGCTGAAAGGAGAGAAGGTCTTGTTGCGGGCGCATGGCGAACCGCCTTCAACCTATGCGGTAGCCAAACAGAATCAGATTCAGATTGTAGATGCAACCTGCCCGGTGGTTTTGCAGTTGCAGAAGAAAATTCACCGGTGTTATCAGGAAACGCGCGACAGTCATACGCAGTTAGTAATCTATGGCAAAAAAGGGCATGCCGAGGTGAATGGCCTGGTCGGACAAACGGAAGGCACGGCAATCGTAATCGAGAAGGTGGAAGATTTGGATAAACTCGACTTCAACCGCAATATCGCCTTGTTTTCGCAGACAACCAAGTCGCTCGATGGTTTCCGGCAAATCGTCGCAGAGATAGAGAAACGGATTTCTCCGGAAGTTTCATTTCAGTATCATGATACGATCTGCCGGCAGGTTGCCAACCGGTTGCCGAATATTCAGCGCTTTGCTTCGGAACACGACTGGGTCTATTTTGTGGCCGGCAAGAAGAGCTCCAATGGAAAGATGCTTTTCGAAGAATGCCGGAAAGCCAATCCCAATACGCAATTCATTTCTTCGGCATCCGAAATTACGGAGCGTTTGCCCGAACAAGTCATGCGTGTAGGCGTTTGCGGTGCGACTTCCACGCCGAAATGGTTGATGGAAGAAATCGCAGAAAGAGTAAGAGAATTGAATCAGCCCGTTAAGGGTTGA